A window from Thermomonas aquatica encodes these proteins:
- the galE gene encoding UDP-glucose 4-epimerase GalE: MPESILIVGGAGYIGSHMVKQLRRAGYRVAVADDLSSGHRGAVGDAPLHVGDIGDAGFVDAVLGEVRPAAVMHFASFIQVGESVADPAKYYRNNVTATQVLLDGMRAHGVARFIFSSTAAIFGEPEYVPIDEAHPKAPINPYGRSKWMVEQMLEDYDHAYGLKSVCLRYFNAAGADPEGELGERHEPETHLVPLILQVASGRRAHIGVNGDDYPTPDGTCVRDYIHVEDLCSAHLLALRQLLEGAGSARYNLGNGNGFSVSEVIDAVRRVTGHPIPVVIGARRAGDPPALVANANAARAQLGWTPRYADLDTIVAHAWACERRIAASRR, encoded by the coding sequence ATGCCCGAATCCATCCTCATCGTCGGCGGTGCCGGCTACATCGGTTCGCACATGGTCAAGCAGCTGCGCCGCGCCGGCTACCGCGTGGCGGTCGCCGACGACCTGTCCAGCGGCCATCGCGGCGCGGTCGGCGACGCGCCCCTGCACGTCGGCGACATCGGCGATGCCGGCTTCGTCGATGCCGTGCTGGGCGAGGTGCGCCCGGCGGCGGTGATGCACTTCGCCAGCTTCATCCAGGTCGGCGAATCGGTGGCGGACCCGGCCAAGTACTACCGCAACAACGTGACCGCGACCCAGGTCCTGCTCGACGGCATGCGCGCACATGGCGTCGCCCGCTTCATCTTCTCCTCCACCGCGGCGATCTTCGGCGAGCCGGAGTACGTGCCGATCGACGAGGCGCATCCGAAGGCGCCGATCAATCCCTACGGCCGCAGCAAGTGGATGGTCGAGCAGATGCTGGAGGACTACGACCATGCCTACGGGCTGAAGTCGGTCTGCCTGCGCTACTTCAACGCCGCCGGCGCCGATCCCGAAGGCGAACTCGGCGAACGCCACGAACCGGAAACCCACCTGGTGCCGCTGATCCTGCAGGTCGCCTCCGGCCGGCGCGCGCATATCGGCGTGAATGGCGACGACTACCCGACCCCGGACGGCACCTGCGTGCGCGACTACATCCATGTCGAGGACCTGTGCAGCGCGCACCTGCTGGCCCTCCGGCAACTGCTGGAGGGCGCCGGCAGCGCGCGCTACAACCTGGGCAACGGCAACGGCTTCTCGGTGAGCGAGGTGATCGACGCGGTGCGCCGGGTCACCGGGCATCCGATTCCGGTGGTCATCGGAGCGCGCCGCGCGGGCGATCCGCCGGCACTGGTGGCCAATGCCAATGCCGCGCGCGCGCAGCTGGGCTGGACGCCGCGCTATGCCGACCTCGACACCATCGTCGCCCATGCCTGGGCATGCGAGCGACGGATCGCCGCAAGCCGGCGCTAG
- a CDS encoding glycosyltransferase, which yields MQTVSPVRVLHFVTGGFSGGATQVAVQLVNAAREGDAIEPLLVLRRKRRTPPQRISELERAGTPLRLVPGWSHAASIFALARICREFRPDVLVAHGFSEHLWGRYAGLLAKVPHLVHVEHNTRERYTRWRLAQTRWLARRTDRIVGCSEGVRRVLLAMGMPPERTIAIPNGIRLDPFAAADAHAFAQREPGIVMVARFSKQKDHATLLRALALLRERGLQPSLQFAGGGKALHRKPLERLAAELGIAGQVRFLGVVRDVPQRLMAHQLCVLSTHYEGMPLALLEGMAAGCAVVGSAVPGVREVLDDGIDGLLVAEADPAALADALERLLRDPPATARMASAARKAALERHGRELMNRRYEELFLELARGG from the coding sequence ATGCAAACCGTATCGCCGGTGCGCGTCCTCCACTTCGTCACCGGCGGCTTCTCCGGCGGCGCGACCCAGGTCGCGGTTCAGCTGGTGAACGCCGCGCGCGAGGGCGACGCGATCGAGCCCTTGCTGGTGCTGCGCCGCAAGCGCCGCACGCCGCCGCAGCGCATTTCCGAATTGGAGCGGGCGGGCACCCCGCTGCGGCTGGTGCCGGGCTGGTCGCATGCCGCGAGCATCTTCGCGCTGGCGCGGATCTGCCGCGAATTCCGCCCCGACGTGCTGGTCGCGCACGGTTTTTCCGAGCACCTGTGGGGACGTTACGCCGGCCTGCTGGCGAAGGTGCCGCACCTGGTCCATGTCGAGCACAACACGCGCGAGCGCTACACGCGCTGGCGGCTGGCGCAGACGCGTTGGCTGGCGCGGCGCACCGACCGCATCGTCGGTTGTTCGGAAGGCGTGCGCCGCGTCCTGCTGGCGATGGGAATGCCGCCGGAGCGCACCATCGCGATCCCGAACGGCATCCGCCTCGATCCCTTTGCCGCGGCGGATGCGCATGCGTTCGCGCAACGCGAGCCCGGCATCGTGATGGTCGCGCGCTTCTCCAAGCAGAAGGACCATGCCACCTTGTTGCGCGCGCTGGCGCTGTTGCGCGAACGCGGCCTGCAGCCTTCGCTGCAGTTCGCCGGCGGCGGCAAGGCGTTGCACCGCAAGCCGCTGGAAAGGCTGGCGGCGGAACTCGGGATTGCCGGGCAGGTGCGGTTCCTCGGGGTGGTGCGCGACGTCCCGCAGCGATTGATGGCCCACCAGCTGTGCGTGCTCAGCACGCACTACGAGGGCATGCCGCTGGCGCTGCTGGAAGGCATGGCCGCCGGCTGCGCGGTGGTCGGCAGCGCGGTGCCCGGCGTGCGCGAGGTGCTGGATGACGGCATCGACGGCCTGCTGGTGGCGGAGGCCGATCCAGCGGCGCTGGCCGATGCGCTGGAACGACTGTTGCGGGATCCGCCGGCGACGGCGCGAATGGCGTCGGCGGCACGCAAGGCGGCGCTGGAGCGGCACGGCCGCGAGCTGATGAACCGGCGCTACGAGGAACTGTTCCTCGAACTGGCGCGCGGTGGCTAG
- a CDS encoding glycosyltransferase family 2 protein: MESGGENARPWLSVLVPVYAVERYLEACVESVRAQADAGVEIVLLDDASPDRCGEIVAALQARYPDAIRSLAHARNRGLSAARNSLLDAARGRYVWFLDSDDELLPGAIPELRAIIEADAPDLVLCDFRVLRERPRWRHRLHGESHRRSLPRGVPALSADRHMLVEGMLQSRQLHSWSKIATREAWRQAPFPEGRYFEDVAVIPRLVGATERWCHAPRPWVGYRQRDDSILATMNPRKVHDQLASMRELRGGLSAIPGGLDAGATEALEYFCMRAFANLARGLPRGDAALDDECRNAIAAIFPDGIGRAVDACRRRGWQLRAWRARRSLARKNWLQ, from the coding sequence ATGGAAAGCGGTGGCGAAAACGCCCGCCCCTGGCTGAGCGTGCTGGTTCCGGTGTATGCCGTGGAACGGTACCTGGAGGCCTGCGTGGAGTCGGTGCGCGCGCAGGCCGATGCGGGCGTCGAGATCGTGTTGCTGGACGACGCGTCGCCGGATCGCTGCGGGGAGATCGTGGCGGCCCTGCAGGCGCGGTATCCCGATGCGATCCGCTCGCTCGCGCATGCGCGCAACCGCGGGTTGTCGGCGGCGCGCAATTCCTTGCTCGATGCCGCGCGCGGTCGTTACGTCTGGTTCCTCGATTCAGACGACGAGCTGTTGCCCGGCGCGATCCCCGAGTTGCGCGCGATCATCGAGGCCGATGCCCCCGACCTGGTGCTCTGCGATTTCCGCGTGCTGCGGGAACGCCCGCGCTGGCGCCACCGCCTGCATGGCGAATCGCACCGGCGTTCGCTTCCGCGCGGCGTGCCGGCACTTTCGGCCGACCGGCACATGCTGGTCGAAGGGATGCTGCAGTCGAGGCAGCTGCACAGCTGGTCGAAGATCGCCACCCGCGAGGCGTGGCGGCAGGCGCCGTTCCCGGAGGGGCGCTATTTCGAGGATGTCGCGGTGATCCCGCGCCTCGTGGGGGCAACCGAGCGGTGGTGCCACGCGCCGCGCCCGTGGGTCGGATACCGCCAACGCGACGACAGCATCCTGGCGACCATGAACCCGCGCAAGGTGCACGACCAGCTGGCATCCATGCGCGAATTGCGTGGCGGGCTCAGCGCCATCCCGGGCGGCCTGGATGCAGGGGCGACTGAGGCGCTGGAGTATTTCTGCATGCGTGCGTTCGCCAACCTGGCGCGCGGCCTGCCGCGCGGCGACGCGGCGCTGGACGACGAATGCCGCAACGCGATCGCGGCGATCTTCCCGGACGGCATCGGCCGCGCGGTCGATGCCTGCAGGCGGCGCGGCTGGCAGTTGCGCGCGTGGCGGGCGCGGCGCAGCCTTGCACGGAAAAACTGGCTGCAATGA
- a CDS encoding ArnT family glycosyltransferase: MTPSPMPTPRRDTWLFWLFALLILGAGLGLRDPWPADEPRFALVAKQMVESGDWLFPHRGSELYSDKPPLFMWLQAAFLWLTGNLRIAFLLPSLLAALGTLWCVTDLGARLWTRRIGLYAGWAVLLTIQFTWQAKKAQIDPLVVFWITLSCYGLLRHALRGPDWRMWALGWAAAGLGTISKGVGVIALFALLPVAAASLRGWPGVRLHARNPKFWLGPLAFLAACGVWLVPMLVAALGNGGADYRAYVDDILLRQTVTRYANAWHHGQPPWYFIEVALTAWLPTMLALPWAIPAWKRRLQRRDARFLLPLAWILLVFVFFSIPSGKRDMYILPALPMLCLALAPLLPGILRKPNAQRLLLAFVGVFSMALLGAGLAMLFGEPGFERRFMDGRDAGVAHGLAAMFVATGAVGVGGLLWYGRRRAQAALVAMLATLWVLYSLVGAPLLNDGSSSRGLMREVGAAIGPDAELGLVGWREQQLLMADRPAADFGFKRDPKLQFADALAWQRQAPASRWLLVEGEALPACVDQARARDMGNANRRRWWLLDISPSGGCR, encoded by the coding sequence ATGACCCCGTCCCCGATGCCGACGCCGCGCCGCGACACCTGGCTGTTCTGGCTGTTCGCGCTGTTGATCCTCGGCGCCGGGCTTGGCCTGCGCGATCCGTGGCCCGCGGACGAGCCGCGCTTCGCGCTGGTGGCGAAGCAGATGGTGGAGAGCGGCGACTGGCTGTTCCCGCATCGCGGCAGCGAGCTGTATTCGGACAAGCCGCCGTTGTTCATGTGGCTGCAGGCCGCGTTCCTGTGGCTGACCGGCAACCTGCGCATCGCCTTCCTGCTGCCCTCGCTGCTCGCCGCACTGGGCACGTTGTGGTGCGTCACCGACCTGGGCGCGCGGTTGTGGACGCGGCGCATCGGCCTGTATGCCGGCTGGGCGGTATTGCTCACGATCCAGTTCACCTGGCAGGCGAAGAAGGCGCAGATCGATCCGCTGGTGGTGTTCTGGATCACCCTGTCCTGCTACGGCCTGCTGCGCCATGCGTTGCGCGGGCCGGACTGGCGGATGTGGGCGCTGGGCTGGGCCGCGGCGGGGCTGGGCACGATCAGTAAGGGCGTCGGCGTGATCGCGCTCTTCGCGTTGCTGCCGGTCGCGGCCGCCTCGCTGCGCGGCTGGCCCGGCGTGCGCCTGCATGCGCGCAACCCGAAGTTCTGGCTCGGCCCGCTCGCCTTCCTTGCCGCCTGCGGCGTGTGGCTGGTGCCGATGCTGGTCGCCGCGCTCGGCAACGGCGGCGCCGACTACCGCGCCTACGTCGACGACATCCTGTTGCGGCAGACGGTGACGCGCTACGCGAATGCATGGCACCACGGCCAGCCGCCCTGGTATTTCATCGAAGTCGCATTGACCGCGTGGTTGCCGACGATGCTCGCGCTGCCGTGGGCGATCCCGGCATGGAAGCGCCGCCTGCAGCGGCGCGATGCGCGCTTCCTGCTGCCGCTGGCCTGGATCCTGCTGGTGTTCGTGTTCTTCAGCATCCCGTCCGGCAAGCGCGACATGTACATCCTGCCGGCGCTGCCGATGCTGTGCCTGGCGCTGGCGCCGCTGTTGCCGGGGATCCTGCGCAAGCCGAACGCGCAACGGCTGCTGCTCGCCTTCGTCGGGGTGTTCTCGATGGCGCTGCTGGGCGCGGGTCTGGCGATGCTGTTCGGCGAACCCGGCTTCGAACGCCGTTTCATGGATGGCCGCGATGCCGGCGTCGCGCACGGCCTGGCCGCGATGTTCGTGGCGACCGGCGCGGTCGGCGTCGGCGGCTTGCTGTGGTACGGGCGCCGTCGCGCGCAGGCGGCGCTGGTGGCGATGCTGGCGACGCTGTGGGTGTTGTACTCGCTGGTCGGCGCGCCGCTGCTCAACGACGGCTCGTCGTCGCGCGGCTTGATGCGCGAGGTCGGTGCCGCGATCGGCCCCGATGCCGAACTCGGCCTGGTGGGCTGGCGCGAACAGCAGTTGCTGATGGCCGATCGGCCGGCGGCGGATTTCGGCTTCAAGCGCGATCCGAAGCTGCAGTTCGCCGATGCGCTGGCGTGGCAGCGGCAGGCGCCGGCATCGCGCTGGCTGCTGGTCGAAGGCGAAGCCTTGCCGGCATGCGTGGACCAGGCGCGCGCGCGCGACATGGGCAATGCCAACCGCAGGCGATGGTGGTTGCTGGACATCTCGCCTTCAGGGGGCTGTCGCTAG
- the rsmB gene encoding 16S rRNA (cytosine(967)-C(5))-methyltransferase RsmB, which translates to MSAGVATRVAAARVLDDVLHRGRSLKASLGTALPALADPRDRALVEAIVFAALRQRARFDAALAQWLSKPLGQRDHEMRALLHAGFAQLTLGMPGHAVLDATVEAVRALRRPHQAGMVNAVLRRAQREGLPPAAHGDAWPDWLAHRIRADWPQSADAIFEASAEEAPMWLRVHARATTRDGYLARLHEAGIAAAVDEDLPDAIRLDTSQPVQQLPGFDDGVVSVQDGAAQRVADALAPKPRARVLDACAAPGGKSAHLAERDPSLRITALDVDPRRVRRMQDGFARLKLAIETRSADAMQSAGWWDGVPFDAILLDAPCSATGIVRRQPDVLLHRREADIAALVATQAMLLDASWPLLAAGGTLLYATCSILREENAEQVEAFLARTPDAALAPLDATFGHDTGFGTQRLPGEGGMDGFFYARLRKA; encoded by the coding sequence ATGAGCGCCGGCGTCGCCACGCGCGTCGCCGCCGCCCGCGTGCTGGACGACGTGCTGCATCGGGGCCGCTCGCTGAAGGCAAGCCTGGGCACCGCGTTGCCGGCGCTGGCGGATCCGCGCGATCGCGCCCTGGTCGAGGCCATCGTGTTCGCCGCCCTGCGCCAGCGCGCGCGCTTCGATGCCGCGCTGGCGCAATGGCTGTCGAAGCCGCTGGGCCAGCGCGACCACGAAATGCGCGCGCTGCTGCACGCCGGTTTCGCCCAGCTGACCCTGGGCATGCCGGGGCATGCGGTCCTCGACGCGACCGTGGAGGCCGTGCGCGCGCTGCGGCGCCCGCACCAGGCCGGGATGGTCAATGCCGTGTTGCGCCGCGCGCAGCGCGAAGGCCTGCCGCCGGCGGCGCACGGCGATGCGTGGCCGGACTGGCTGGCGCACCGCATCCGCGCCGATTGGCCGCAATCGGCCGACGCGATCTTCGAGGCCAGCGCGGAAGAGGCGCCGATGTGGTTGCGCGTGCATGCGCGCGCGACCACTCGCGACGGCTACCTCGCGCGCCTGCACGAAGCCGGCATCGCGGCGGCGGTCGATGAAGACCTGCCGGACGCGATCCGCTTGGACACTTCGCAGCCGGTGCAGCAGCTGCCGGGATTCGACGACGGCGTGGTCTCGGTGCAGGACGGCGCGGCGCAACGCGTGGCCGATGCGCTGGCGCCGAAGCCGCGCGCGCGGGTGCTGGATGCCTGCGCGGCGCCGGGCGGCAAGAGCGCGCACCTGGCCGAGCGCGACCCGTCGCTGCGCATCACCGCGCTCGACGTCGATCCGCGCCGGGTGCGGCGCATGCAGGACGGCTTCGCGCGGCTGAAACTGGCGATCGAAACGCGCAGCGCCGACGCCATGCAAAGCGCGGGATGGTGGGACGGCGTGCCGTTCGACGCGATCCTGCTGGATGCGCCCTGCAGCGCCACCGGCATCGTGCGCCGGCAGCCGGACGTGTTGCTGCACCGGCGCGAGGCCGACATCGCCGCGCTGGTCGCCACCCAGGCGATGCTGCTGGACGCGTCGTGGCCGCTGCTCGCCGCGGGCGGGACGCTGCTGTACGCGACCTGCTCGATCCTGCGCGAGGAAAACGCCGAGCAGGTCGAAGCGTTCCTGGCACGCACACCGGATGCCGCGCTGGCACCGCTGGATGCGACGTTCGGCCACGACACCGGCTTCGGCACGCAACGGCTGCCGGGCGAAGGCGGCATGGACGGGTTTTTCTACGCACGGTTGAGGAAGGCGTAA
- the fmt gene encoding methionyl-tRNA formyltransferase — protein MRIVFAGTPEFAVPCLRAAANKAEVVAVYTQPDRPAGRGRGLTPSPVKLEAVQRGIPVLQPENFKSALSKRALRALKPDLMVVVAYGLILPQSVLDIPLHGCWNVHASLLPRWRGAAPIQRAIEAGDSETGVCLMQMEKGLDTGPVLLAQALEIGADETGGQLHDRLSALGAQVLADALGLLRATIALPPHPQPDAGVTYAHKIDKAEARLDWMQPAVALANKVRAFNPWPVAEAQLAGERVRIHGAVAIDEAHAAVPGSVLRAGRDGIDIACGEGVLRIRVLQREGGKAITAADYLNARRDLPR, from the coding sequence ATGCGCATCGTCTTCGCCGGCACGCCGGAATTCGCCGTGCCCTGCCTGCGCGCGGCGGCGAACAAGGCCGAGGTGGTGGCCGTCTACACCCAGCCGGACCGTCCAGCCGGCCGCGGCCGCGGGCTGACCCCGTCGCCGGTCAAGCTGGAAGCGGTGCAGCGCGGCATCCCGGTGCTGCAGCCGGAGAACTTCAAGTCGGCGCTGTCGAAGCGGGCCTTGCGTGCGCTGAAACCCGACCTGATGGTGGTGGTCGCCTACGGCCTGATCCTGCCGCAGTCGGTGCTCGACATCCCGCTGCACGGCTGCTGGAACGTGCACGCCTCGCTGTTGCCGCGCTGGCGCGGCGCGGCGCCGATCCAGCGCGCGATCGAGGCCGGGGATAGCGAAACCGGCGTCTGCCTGATGCAGATGGAGAAGGGCCTGGACACCGGTCCGGTGCTGCTCGCGCAGGCGCTCGAAATCGGTGCCGACGAAACCGGCGGCCAGCTGCACGACCGCCTGTCCGCACTCGGCGCGCAGGTGCTGGCCGATGCGCTGGGCCTGCTGCGCGCGACCATCGCCCTGCCGCCGCACCCCCAGCCCGATGCGGGGGTGACCTACGCGCACAAGATCGACAAGGCCGAGGCCAGGCTGGACTGGATGCAGCCGGCGGTCGCGCTGGCGAACAAGGTGCGCGCGTTCAATCCGTGGCCGGTGGCGGAAGCGCAGCTGGCCGGCGAGCGCGTGCGCATCCATGGCGCGGTCGCCATCGACGAAGCGCATGCCGCGGTGCCGGGCAGCGTGCTGCGCGCCGGCCGCGACGGCATCGACATCGCCTGCGGCGAAGGCGTGTTGCGCATCCGCGTGCTGCAGCGCGAGGGTGGCAAGGCGATCACCGCCGCGGATTATCTGAACGCACGCCGCGACTTGCCGCGATGA
- the def gene encoding peptide deformylase, with amino-acid sequence MALLPILEFPDPRLRTKAVPVDAARLAEPSFQQLVDDMFETMYEAPGIGLAASQVDVHQRFMVIDVTEDKSRPLVFVNPQIGARQGEQVYQEGCLSVPGIYADVTRSDVISVQALDRHGKPFAIEADGVLAVCIQHEMDHLDGKLFVDYLSPLKREMVKKKLAKARKHAA; translated from the coding sequence ATGGCCCTGCTTCCGATCCTCGAATTCCCCGACCCGCGCCTGCGCACCAAGGCAGTGCCGGTCGATGCCGCCCGGTTGGCCGAACCGTCGTTCCAGCAGTTGGTCGACGACATGTTCGAAACCATGTACGAAGCCCCCGGCATCGGCCTGGCCGCCAGCCAGGTCGACGTGCACCAGCGGTTCATGGTGATAGACGTGACCGAGGACAAAAGCCGGCCGCTGGTGTTCGTGAATCCGCAGATCGGCGCCCGCCAGGGCGAACAGGTGTACCAGGAAGGCTGCCTGTCGGTGCCCGGCATCTACGCCGACGTGACCCGCAGCGACGTGATCAGCGTGCAGGCGCTGGACCGCCACGGCAAGCCGTTCGCGATCGAGGCCGACGGCGTGCTGGCGGTGTGCATCCAGCACGAGATGGACCACCTCGACGGCAAGCTGTTCGTCGACTACCTGAGCCCGCTCAAGCGCGAGATGGTCAAGAAGAAGCTGGCCAAGGCACGCAAGCACGCCGCCTGA
- a CDS encoding LysM peptidoglycan-binding domain-containing protein, with amino-acid sequence MFATALLTVATYAVATELRGDHPDSYVVKRGDTLWDIAGRFLKRPWLWPEIWQANPQIKNPHLIYPGDVISLAYLDRVGLQAGPRMESPVNAVPLAEVEPFLKDLRVVDSIDDLPYVVGLEEDRLRSSHGQVAYVRGLDGIAPGQRYLVVRPEKRYRFVDRSGYCCDLFQSEDLDDRGRHMREAGTMWSNWVFPSKNTEFLGYELMTQSTGTVTRGEVAGIQASTLLLDSEGREVRVGDRLIPVEAQPYDLQFFPHPPKQQQEYGRLQVMAVSDMLTSGGPHDVIAISGGAAQGIDNGTVFSVWRRGNSVTDRVKDGLDRDDDVTMFEQKVRLPDEFAGHAMVFRTFDKVSYALVMSSVKPTRVGYELKHPDAPY; translated from the coding sequence ATGTTCGCTACCGCACTGTTGACGGTGGCGACCTATGCCGTCGCGACGGAATTGCGCGGCGACCACCCGGACAGTTACGTGGTCAAGCGTGGCGACACGCTGTGGGACATCGCCGGCCGCTTCCTCAAGCGTCCGTGGCTGTGGCCGGAAATCTGGCAGGCCAACCCGCAGATCAAGAATCCGCACCTGATCTATCCGGGCGACGTCATCAGCCTGGCCTACCTCGACCGCGTCGGCCTGCAGGCCGGTCCGCGCATGGAAAGCCCGGTCAACGCGGTGCCGCTGGCCGAGGTCGAGCCGTTCCTGAAGGACCTGCGCGTCGTCGACAGCATCGACGACTTGCCCTATGTGGTCGGCCTCGAAGAAGACCGCCTGCGCAGCAGCCATGGCCAGGTCGCCTACGTGCGCGGACTGGACGGCATCGCCCCGGGCCAGCGCTACCTGGTGGTGCGCCCGGAGAAGCGTTACCGCTTCGTCGACCGTTCCGGCTACTGCTGCGACCTGTTCCAGAGCGAAGACCTCGACGATCGCGGCCGCCACATGCGCGAAGCCGGCACGATGTGGAGCAACTGGGTATTCCCGAGCAAGAACACCGAATTCCTCGGTTACGAGCTGATGACCCAATCCACCGGCACGGTGACCCGTGGCGAAGTGGCCGGCATCCAGGCCTCGACCCTGCTGCTCGACAGCGAAGGCCGCGAAGTCCGGGTCGGCGACCGCCTGATCCCGGTCGAGGCGCAGCCCTACGACCTGCAGTTCTTCCCGCACCCGCCCAAGCAGCAGCAGGAATACGGCCGCCTGCAGGTGATGGCGGTGTCGGACATGCTCACCAGCGGCGGCCCGCACGACGTGATCGCGATCTCCGGCGGTGCGGCGCAGGGCATCGACAACGGCACCGTGTTCTCGGTCTGGCGCCGCGGCAACTCGGTCACCGACCGGGTCAAGGACGGGCTGGATCGCGACGACGACGTGACCATGTTCGAGCAGAAGGTGCGCCTGCCCGACGAGTTCGCCGGCCATGCGATGGTGTTCCGCACCTTCGACAAGGTCAGCTATGCCCTGGTGATGAGCAGCGTCAAGCCGACCCGCGTCGGCTACGAACTGAAGCATCCGGACGCGCCCTATTGA
- the dprA gene encoding DNA-processing protein DprA, translating into MPASTAQRHDEQHALLRLLASGAAAGGLRRLLDSHGSATAALAAGARDWASHGLGADARAAIRNPGREAIARGECWLDAPGRQLIGWRDPDYPPLLRRISGPPAMLFVAGDAGLLWRPAVAVVGSRAATAGGCANAASFAAALAAAGLCVTSGLAAGIDAAAHNAALDAGGATLAVLGTGPDIAYPPRHRPLLERMATHGAVVSEHLPGTQPLKQHFPSRNRILAGLSLGTLVIEAADRSGALITARLAADAGREVFALPGSIHNPMARGCHRLIREGATLVESADEVLALLGPLAADLARALRGELGTPIAGVEPILETTLPSDPDYNRLWQALGHDPTGMDELVERSGLTAAALSSMLLALELEGRVAAEHGRYCRIGV; encoded by the coding sequence ATGCCGGCATCGACAGCACAGCGCCACGACGAACAACACGCCTTGCTGCGCCTGCTCGCCAGCGGCGCCGCCGCCGGCGGACTGCGGCGCCTGCTCGACAGCCACGGCAGCGCGACTGCCGCGCTGGCGGCGGGCGCGCGGGATTGGGCCAGCCACGGCCTGGGTGCAGATGCCCGCGCCGCGATCCGCAATCCCGGCAGGGAGGCGATCGCGCGCGGCGAATGCTGGCTCGATGCCCCCGGCCGGCAGTTGATCGGCTGGCGCGATCCCGACTACCCGCCGCTGCTGCGCCGCATCTCCGGCCCGCCGGCGATGCTGTTCGTGGCCGGCGATGCCGGCCTGCTCTGGCGTCCGGCGGTGGCCGTGGTCGGCAGCCGCGCCGCGACGGCGGGGGGCTGCGCCAATGCCGCGAGCTTCGCCGCCGCCCTGGCGGCGGCAGGCCTGTGCGTGACCAGCGGGCTGGCGGCGGGCATCGATGCCGCCGCGCACAATGCCGCGCTCGACGCCGGCGGCGCCACCCTGGCGGTACTCGGCACCGGGCCGGACATCGCCTACCCGCCGCGGCATCGCCCGCTGCTGGAACGCATGGCGACCCACGGCGCCGTGGTCAGCGAGCACCTGCCCGGCACGCAGCCGCTGAAGCAGCATTTCCCCAGCCGCAACCGCATCCTGGCCGGGCTCAGCCTGGGCACGCTGGTGATCGAGGCCGCGGACCGCTCCGGCGCGCTGATCACCGCCAGGCTGGCGGCCGATGCCGGACGCGAGGTGTTCGCCCTGCCCGGCTCGATCCACAACCCGATGGCGCGCGGCTGCCACCGCCTGATCCGCGAAGGCGCCACCCTGGTCGAATCCGCGGACGAGGTGCTCGCGCTGCTCGGACCGCTCGCCGCCGATCTGGCACGGGCCTTGCGTGGCGAACTGGGCACCCCCATTGCTGGCGTCGAACCGATCCTCGAAACCACGCTCCCGTCCGATCCCGACTACAACCGCTTGTGGCAGGCATTGGGCCACGACCCAACCGGTATGGATGAACTGGTCGAACGCAGCGGATTGACGGCTGCCGCACTGTCCTCCATGCTGCTGGCGCTGGAGCTGGAAGGGCGGGTCGCGGCGGAACACGGCCGCTACTGCCGGATCGGGGTCTGA
- a CDS encoding DUF494 family protein — protein MKESILDVLLYLFEHYFTNDAVSVDGDDLTAQNGPLMGELTEAGFSTAEIRRAFDWLDALARQRPAPGQPRSNGPTRVFHGAELDKLDTESRGFLLFLEQHGILDADQRELVLDRAMALDQEELDLDDLKWVVLMVLFNQPGAEAAYAWMETQMFLDEPEPVH, from the coding sequence ATGAAAGAAAGCATCCTGGATGTCCTGCTGTACCTGTTCGAGCACTATTTCACCAACGACGCGGTCAGCGTCGACGGCGACGACCTCACCGCCCAGAACGGCCCGCTGATGGGCGAACTGACCGAAGCCGGGTTCTCCACCGCCGAAATCCGCCGCGCCTTCGACTGGCTGGACGCACTGGCCCGGCAGCGCCCGGCCCCCGGCCAACCGCGCAGCAATGGCCCCACCCGGGTATTCCACGGCGCCGAACTGGACAAGCTGGACACCGAATCGCGCGGGTTCCTGCTGTTCCTGGAGCAGCACGGCATCCTCGACGCCGACCAGCGCGAACTGGTGCTGGACCGGGCGATGGCGCTGGACCAGGAGGAACTGGACCTGGACGACCTGAAATGGGTCGTGTTGATGGTCCTGTTCAACCAACCCGGCGCCGAGGCGGCCTACGCCTGGATGGAGACCCAGATGTTCCTGGACGAGCCGGAGCCGGTGCACTGA